From the genome of Thermogutta terrifontis, one region includes:
- a CDS encoding PPC domain-containing protein — MRLFGFAWLGVVLSVIFSGVAWAADPVITRVSPISAQQGTEIELTITGSRLADAAELLFTGPGLSVREITTKAGDRLVAKVAVAPDCPVGEHGLRVRTATGISNLITFHVGLLPEIDEQEPNNDFHNPQVIPLNTTVRGVVENEDVDYFAVELKAGQRLSVEVEGMRLGKSFFDPAVAILDSKRFVLATADDTAFGGQDAVCAAVAPADGRYIVQVRESAFGGSGDSFYRLHVGTFPRPLAAFPLGGAAGQTLKVRWVGDPLGPWEEDLTLPTQPADRWPILAHRDGQAAPTPNWMRVSASGPETAEVEPNDVPAQATPATAPGACNGVLERPDDRDFFRFSAKKGQAYEIRLLARQLRTPVDSVLTVHAADGRQLAANDDAGSPDSIIRWTAPDDGEYLVGVRDHLKAGGPEYVYRLEVTPVQPKLRLSLPERQQFRDIVAAVPRGNRYAFLVSVAREDFDGPVDLRFEDLPPGISVETFPIPPGQSVVPVILTAAAEAPLEGRWVSVRGVSKIGEQEIVGELLQRTSLVRGQNNREYWNFYSHRLATAVTEAVPFRVTIQQPKVPLVQGGTMELVIKAERDAGFDGPITVAMLNLSPGVSAPTSVTIAQGAQEVRMPLTANGQAALGTWKIVALASADLGGTVEVATPPADLTVAAPFVAMTFPQVSLDQGQSGNWQAQVEVRTKFNGNAQVELLGLPSGISSEPQTITADTQQCTFPLRTEPTAPVGLHKSLVVKVTIIQDGEPIVHLLSAGELRIQKPRPAQVAQAAPPPPPPQPTERPLSRLEQLRQQRQNQTATP; from the coding sequence GTGCGTCTGTTCGGGTTTGCCTGGCTGGGAGTTGTGCTGAGCGTGATTTTCTCCGGAGTTGCGTGGGCGGCCGACCCGGTGATCACGCGTGTGAGTCCAATCAGCGCCCAGCAGGGGACGGAGATTGAGTTGACGATTACAGGCTCCCGTCTGGCTGATGCGGCGGAGCTTCTCTTCACGGGTCCTGGCTTGTCGGTGCGGGAAATCACGACAAAGGCGGGCGACCGCCTGGTGGCGAAGGTGGCCGTTGCTCCCGATTGCCCGGTTGGAGAGCACGGCCTCCGCGTGCGTACAGCCACCGGAATTTCAAACCTCATCACTTTCCACGTGGGACTGCTTCCGGAAATCGATGAGCAAGAGCCCAACAACGATTTCCACAATCCCCAGGTTATCCCCCTGAATACAACCGTCCGAGGAGTTGTTGAGAACGAGGATGTGGATTACTTTGCCGTAGAACTCAAGGCCGGGCAGCGACTATCGGTGGAAGTTGAGGGAATGCGACTGGGAAAATCCTTCTTTGATCCCGCGGTGGCCATCCTGGATTCTAAGCGTTTTGTGCTGGCTACTGCGGATGATACGGCTTTCGGTGGTCAGGACGCCGTTTGTGCGGCCGTCGCGCCGGCGGATGGTCGGTACATCGTGCAGGTTCGGGAAAGTGCCTTTGGCGGATCCGGAGATTCTTTCTACCGGCTCCACGTGGGCACGTTTCCACGACCTCTGGCGGCATTTCCACTGGGCGGTGCGGCTGGTCAAACTCTAAAAGTGCGCTGGGTCGGTGACCCGCTCGGTCCTTGGGAGGAGGATCTGACGCTTCCCACCCAGCCTGCAGACCGGTGGCCGATATTGGCCCACCGGGATGGTCAGGCAGCCCCAACACCCAACTGGATGAGGGTGAGTGCGAGCGGTCCCGAAACCGCGGAAGTTGAGCCCAACGACGTTCCGGCACAGGCCACGCCAGCGACTGCGCCAGGGGCGTGCAACGGCGTGCTGGAACGGCCGGATGATCGGGACTTCTTTCGTTTCTCGGCCAAAAAAGGCCAGGCTTATGAGATCCGCCTCCTCGCCCGGCAGTTGCGGACCCCTGTGGACAGCGTCTTGACCGTACATGCGGCGGACGGTCGGCAGCTGGCGGCCAATGATGATGCAGGTAGTCCGGACAGCATCATCCGGTGGACGGCTCCCGACGATGGTGAGTATCTGGTTGGGGTCCGTGATCACCTTAAAGCCGGCGGACCCGAGTATGTTTATCGCCTCGAGGTCACACCCGTTCAACCGAAGTTGCGGCTGAGTCTGCCCGAGCGGCAACAATTCCGTGACATCGTGGCAGCGGTCCCGCGAGGGAATCGCTACGCTTTCCTGGTCTCGGTCGCGCGCGAGGATTTTGACGGCCCAGTGGACCTGCGCTTTGAAGACCTGCCTCCAGGGATCAGTGTGGAAACATTTCCCATTCCGCCAGGTCAGTCAGTCGTGCCCGTCATCCTCACTGCCGCGGCCGAAGCCCCGCTGGAAGGACGGTGGGTCAGTGTCAGAGGTGTTTCCAAGATCGGTGAGCAGGAGATTGTGGGAGAACTGCTGCAGCGGACTTCTCTTGTTCGCGGCCAGAACAATCGCGAGTACTGGAACTTTTATTCACACCGCCTGGCAACGGCGGTGACCGAAGCCGTGCCGTTCCGGGTGACGATTCAACAGCCCAAGGTACCGCTCGTTCAGGGGGGAACGATGGAACTCGTCATCAAAGCGGAACGGGATGCGGGATTCGACGGACCGATCACCGTGGCGATGCTGAACTTATCGCCGGGTGTGTCCGCGCCCACCTCGGTGACGATTGCGCAGGGAGCCCAGGAGGTCCGGATGCCGCTCACCGCCAATGGGCAGGCAGCCCTGGGGACCTGGAAAATCGTAGCCCTTGCGTCCGCCGATCTTGGCGGGACGGTTGAGGTGGCCACGCCTCCCGCCGATCTGACGGTCGCCGCGCCATTTGTGGCGATGACCTTCCCGCAGGTTTCCCTGGATCAGGGACAGTCAGGAAACTGGCAGGCGCAGGTCGAGGTTCGCACCAAGTTTAACGGGAACGCTCAGGTGGAGCTGCTCGGACTTCCTTCCGGCATAAGCTCGGAGCCGCAGACGATCACAGCCGACACCCAGCAGTGCACGTTCCCCCTGCGAACAGAACCTACTGCCCCGGTGGGACTTCACAAATCGCTCGTGGTGAAGGTGACGATCATCCAGGACGGCGAGCCCATCGTCCACCTGTTGTCGGCCGGGGAACTGCGGATCCAGAAACCGCGGCCAGCCCAGGTGGCGCAGGCCGCTCCACCTCCCCCGCCTCCCCAACCGACGGAAAGACCGCTCAGCCGACTGGAGCAACTCCGGCAGCAGCGTCAGAATCAAACGGCCACGCCGTAA
- a CDS encoding DUF1549 and DUF1553 domain-containing protein: protein MNRVRLPFFRFPQRANPLTGLATLAGLIAFWGAIAVSRAADVVRLEIYPSDTLRLETKDDRQSFVVVAVTADGVTQDVTTQANLRLENPALARLENATLYPQANGETRLVAEYAGQSAGVPVVVKDVEKERPLSFRLDVMPVFMRAGCNTGTCHGAARGKDGFRLSLFGFDPEGDYERLIHEVPFRRVNLAVPEDSLILQKAIGAVPHTGGKRFEKESELYRTLYRWLELGAPRDSGDVPSVEKVEVFPPQSVLQGENATQRLVVRAHYSDGTDRDVTHLAVFLSNNDYAAPVDENGLVKAAHRGEAFILARFDTKVVGSQVLVLPADVPMVATDEPANYIDELVNEKLRKLRIQPSALCSDAEFLRRVTLDIIGQLPTEEEYTRFLADTQPDKRTRLVDELLQRKEFAELWAMKWAEVLMVRSNVNVSYKSAYLYSQWLTEKIASGEPFDEIVRELLASEGGTFTNPATNFYQVETDTLKTAENVAQVFMGRRIQCAQCHNHPFDRWTMDDYYSFAAFFAQIGRKNGEDDRETIVFNRGSGEVRHPVDNRVMAPKFLGGPQPQINGGDRRKVLAEWLTSPDCPDFACNVANRIWAHFFGVGIVDPVDDVRMSNPPSNPQLYETLGKKLIEYKYDFKRLVRDICLSKTYQRSAIPNESNREDTRNFSHANVRRLQAEILLDCICQVTESPEKFRGLPLGARAIQIADGSTTNYFLTTFGRSPRDTVCACDVRTDPTLSQALHLITGNTIESKIKQGGLIDRWLNEKVSPEDIVKRLFIRTLTREPTEQEMQAVREALKDQADPRPVLHDVFWALLNSREFSFNH, encoded by the coding sequence ATGAATCGAGTACGGTTGCCTTTTTTCAGGTTTCCTCAGCGTGCGAACCCGTTGACTGGGTTGGCCACTCTTGCTGGTTTGATTGCGTTCTGGGGCGCGATCGCGGTCAGCCGTGCGGCGGACGTCGTCCGCCTGGAGATCTATCCGTCTGACACCCTGCGGCTGGAAACGAAGGACGATCGGCAGTCGTTTGTGGTGGTGGCTGTGACGGCCGACGGTGTTACTCAGGATGTGACAACGCAGGCCAATCTTCGTCTGGAGAACCCAGCCCTCGCCCGCCTGGAAAACGCCACTCTTTATCCACAGGCCAACGGCGAAACACGGTTGGTCGCGGAGTATGCCGGGCAGAGTGCGGGCGTACCCGTGGTGGTCAAAGATGTGGAAAAGGAACGTCCCCTCAGTTTTCGATTGGACGTCATGCCCGTGTTCATGCGAGCGGGTTGCAACACGGGCACCTGTCACGGGGCTGCTCGCGGGAAAGACGGTTTCCGACTGTCGCTCTTTGGGTTTGATCCCGAGGGCGATTATGAACGGCTCATCCACGAAGTGCCGTTCCGCCGGGTCAATCTCGCCGTTCCCGAGGACAGTCTCATCCTGCAAAAAGCCATCGGAGCTGTCCCGCATACGGGCGGCAAACGCTTTGAAAAGGAGAGCGAATTGTACCGCACTCTCTACCGCTGGTTGGAACTCGGGGCCCCGCGTGACAGTGGAGACGTGCCCAGCGTGGAGAAAGTCGAGGTTTTTCCGCCGCAAAGTGTGCTGCAAGGAGAGAACGCGACCCAGCGGCTGGTGGTGCGGGCCCACTACTCGGACGGCACGGATCGAGATGTCACCCACCTGGCCGTTTTCCTCAGCAATAACGACTATGCGGCTCCCGTCGACGAAAACGGGTTGGTCAAAGCGGCCCACCGCGGCGAGGCGTTCATCCTGGCACGCTTTGACACAAAAGTGGTGGGAAGTCAGGTCCTTGTGCTGCCTGCCGATGTGCCGATGGTGGCCACCGATGAACCCGCCAACTACATCGACGAACTGGTCAATGAAAAGCTGCGCAAGCTCCGCATCCAGCCGAGTGCTCTGTGCAGCGATGCCGAATTCCTCCGTCGCGTGACGCTGGATATCATCGGCCAGCTTCCCACCGAGGAAGAGTATACGCGGTTCCTTGCGGACACCCAGCCGGACAAGCGGACACGGTTGGTGGACGAACTCCTCCAGCGCAAGGAATTCGCAGAGCTTTGGGCGATGAAATGGGCAGAAGTTCTGATGGTCCGTTCCAATGTGAACGTGAGCTACAAGTCGGCCTATCTCTACTCCCAATGGCTGACGGAAAAGATCGCTTCCGGAGAACCATTTGACGAGATCGTTCGCGAGTTGCTGGCTTCCGAGGGTGGTACATTCACCAATCCTGCCACGAATTTTTATCAAGTGGAAACGGACACTCTTAAAACTGCCGAGAACGTTGCCCAGGTGTTCATGGGTCGTCGAATTCAGTGTGCGCAATGCCACAATCATCCGTTCGACCGCTGGACGATGGACGATTACTACAGTTTTGCCGCATTTTTTGCCCAGATCGGCCGCAAGAATGGAGAAGACGATCGGGAAACAATCGTCTTTAACCGCGGCAGCGGCGAAGTGCGTCATCCGGTGGACAATCGCGTGATGGCCCCCAAGTTCTTGGGTGGCCCGCAACCCCAAATCAACGGTGGGGATCGTCGCAAGGTCCTCGCCGAGTGGCTCACCTCGCCCGACTGCCCGGACTTTGCCTGTAACGTCGCTAATCGAATCTGGGCGCACTTTTTCGGAGTCGGGATCGTTGATCCGGTGGATGATGTCCGCATGAGCAATCCGCCCAGCAATCCGCAACTGTATGAAACGCTTGGAAAAAAGCTCATCGAATACAAATACGACTTTAAACGTCTGGTGCGGGATATCTGCCTGTCCAAAACCTATCAGCGATCGGCGATTCCGAATGAGAGCAATCGCGAGGACACGCGTAACTTCTCCCACGCCAATGTGCGCCGTTTGCAGGCGGAAATCCTGCTGGATTGTATCTGCCAGGTTACGGAGTCGCCGGAAAAGTTCCGCGGGTTGCCCCTCGGTGCTCGGGCGATTCAGATCGCGGATGGAAGCACGACCAATTACTTTCTCACGACCTTCGGCCGGTCACCCCGAGATACAGTCTGTGCGTGTGACGTGCGTACCGATCCAACACTCTCGCAGGCCCTCCATCTAATCACTGGCAATACGATCGAAAGCAAGATCAAACAGGGTGGCCTCATTGACCGGTGGCTGAATGAAAAGGTATCCCCAGAAGACATCGTGAAGCGGCTGTTCATCCGCACAC